Proteins encoded within one genomic window of Thermovirga sp.:
- a CDS encoding TatD family hydrolase, with amino-acid sequence MRLVDSHCHLAMEEFTSDLDELLTRSARAGVERMLVVGSDEAGSADAVELVRSKEKGGLFAAVGIHPHESSSAFSGTPNSLKKMARSPEVVAVGETGLDFFYEHSPRDIQERVFAEHVALAKKVKKPLVVHVRDAYPEALEILKSEGARECGGVIHCFSGSLEDAFAAIDLGFFISFAGPLTYPKNAALRDVAAALPLDRLLCETDAPFLSPQPRRGRRNEPSWVAYVYQALAEAREISLEECARALWENASRLFRWNRA; translated from the coding sequence CTGAGATTAGTCGATTCCCATTGTCACCTGGCGATGGAAGAGTTCACTTCCGACCTCGACGAATTGCTTACGAGGTCTGCCCGGGCGGGAGTGGAAAGGATGCTGGTCGTCGGGTCCGACGAGGCAGGGAGTGCCGACGCCGTCGAACTGGTGAGAAGCAAGGAGAAGGGCGGGCTTTTCGCGGCCGTGGGTATTCATCCCCACGAGTCCTCCTCCGCCTTTTCGGGTACCCCCAATTCCCTGAAGAAGATGGCCCGGTCTCCCGAAGTGGTGGCCGTCGGGGAGACGGGCCTGGATTTTTTCTATGAACACTCCCCCAGGGATATCCAGGAGCGAGTTTTTGCAGAGCACGTGGCCCTCGCTAAAAAGGTGAAAAAGCCACTGGTCGTCCATGTGAGGGATGCCTACCCCGAGGCCCTCGAGATACTGAAGAGCGAAGGAGCCCGCGAATGCGGCGGCGTCATCCATTGCTTTTCGGGAAGCCTGGAAGACGCCTTCGCCGCCATCGACCTAGGCTTTTTCATTTCCTTCGCCGGCCCCCTGACCTACCCGAAAAATGCGGCGCTGAGGGATGTGGCGGCCGCCCTGCCTCTGGATAGACTCCTTTGTGAGACCGACGCTCCCTTTTTGTCGCCTCAACCCAGGAGGGGGCGGCGTAACGAACCCTCCTGGGTCGCCTATGTCTACCAGGCCCTGGCCGAAGCCAGGGAGATTTCCCTTGAAGAGTGCGCCCGGGCGCTGTGGGAGAACGCCTCGCGGCTCTTCCGCTGGAATCGGGCCTGA
- the metG gene encoding methionine--tRNA ligase, with the protein ELVDSVMVNFKKLWEVLGITNTDFIRTTEPRHKRVVQYIFQRLMEQGDIYKGSYEGWYCVPCETYFPESQVGGDKLCPDCGRPLQNMTEESYFFRMSKYQKPLLDYYEKNTAAILPHSRYNEVLSFIKSGLRDQSISRTSVSWGIPLPGDEKHVIYVWFDALINYLTVCGYPEDKDLVGKFWPTVNHIMAKDIIRFHCIVWPAMLLALGLNPPATVFSHGWWTVEGDKMSKSRGNVVDPFEMADLYGVDAFRYFLMREIPFGLDGDFSERALVGRINSDLANDQGNLLNRTLQMIENFAGGVVPSGLGVSDDLDGAIRDMTLETLESYRAKMDAYAFDEALKDAWTLIKRANKYIDETMPWKLGREGNLERLGPVLFTLCEVLRFTAAMVSPFMPGTALKIFDQIGIPDDPAGLRLDELEWGQMPEGRRISKKAVLFPRVDLKEWEKQKAERDAGKMATPDPGDHEPEVTIDDFRKIELRVARVLKVEPVPRSDKLYKMDLDLGYERRTIVSGIRDFRSPEELEGRQIIVICNLKPVSLRGVTSNGMLLAAETSDGKSLALLTVDSEIALGSRVH; encoded by the coding sequence AGGAACTCGTCGACTCCGTGATGGTCAACTTCAAGAAACTCTGGGAAGTGCTGGGGATAACCAACACCGACTTCATCCGGACCACCGAGCCGAGGCATAAGCGGGTGGTCCAGTATATTTTTCAAAGGCTGATGGAGCAGGGAGACATCTACAAGGGCTCCTACGAGGGTTGGTACTGCGTCCCCTGCGAGACCTACTTCCCCGAGAGCCAGGTCGGCGGCGATAAACTGTGCCCCGACTGCGGCAGGCCGCTGCAGAACATGACCGAGGAGAGCTACTTCTTCCGCATGTCAAAGTATCAAAAGCCCCTCCTTGACTACTACGAGAAAAACACGGCCGCGATACTGCCCCACTCCCGTTACAACGAAGTCCTGAGTTTCATAAAAAGCGGCCTGAGGGACCAGTCCATCTCCAGGACCTCCGTATCCTGGGGGATACCCCTCCCGGGGGACGAAAAACACGTGATATACGTATGGTTCGACGCCCTCATAAATTACTTGACCGTCTGCGGCTACCCCGAGGACAAAGACCTCGTGGGAAAGTTCTGGCCCACGGTCAACCACATAATGGCCAAGGATATAATCAGGTTCCACTGCATCGTCTGGCCCGCCATGCTCCTCGCACTGGGTCTCAACCCGCCGGCGACGGTCTTCTCCCATGGTTGGTGGACCGTGGAAGGGGACAAGATGTCCAAATCCAGGGGCAACGTGGTGGACCCCTTCGAGATGGCCGACCTCTACGGGGTCGACGCCTTCCGATACTTCCTCATGAGGGAGATACCCTTCGGCCTGGACGGCGACTTCTCCGAGAGGGCACTGGTGGGGCGCATCAACTCAGACCTCGCCAACGACCAGGGAAACCTTCTCAACAGGACCCTCCAGATGATCGAAAACTTCGCCGGCGGCGTGGTACCCTCCGGTTTGGGGGTTTCCGATGACCTGGACGGGGCGATAAGGGACATGACCCTGGAGACCCTTGAATCCTACAGGGCGAAGATGGACGCCTACGCCTTCGACGAGGCCCTGAAGGATGCCTGGACCCTGATCAAGAGGGCCAACAAGTATATCGACGAGACCATGCCCTGGAAACTGGGCAGGGAGGGGAACCTCGAGAGGCTCGGACCTGTGCTGTTCACCCTCTGCGAAGTTCTCAGGTTCACCGCGGCCATGGTCTCGCCCTTCATGCCCGGTACGGCCCTGAAGATCTTCGACCAGATCGGCATCCCGGATGATCCCGCCGGACTTCGGCTGGACGAACTGGAGTGGGGACAGATGCCCGAGGGCCGCCGGATCAGCAAGAAGGCCGTCCTCTTCCCAAGGGTCGACCTCAAGGAATGGGAGAAGCAGAAGGCCGAGCGGGACGCCGGGAAGATGGCCACCCCCGATCCGGGGGATCACGAGCCGGAGGTCACCATCGATGACTTCCGGAAGATAGAGCTGCGGGTAGCCCGGGTCCTCAAGGTGGAACCCGTCCCCAGGTCGGACAAACTGTACAAGATGGACCTCGACCTGGGTTACGAAAGAAGGACCATAGTGTCCGGCATCAGGGATTTCCGTTCACCCGAGGAGCTGGAAGGCCGTCAGATCATAGTGATCTGCAACCTGAAACCGGTTTCTCTGCGGGGAGTGACGAGCAACGGCATGCTCCTGGCGGCCGAGACGTCTGATGGGAAAAGCCTCGCCCTCCTCACCGTCGACAGCGAGATTGCCCTTGGTTCCCGGGTCCATTAA